The following coding sequences lie in one Ictalurus punctatus breed USDA103 chromosome 16, Coco_2.0, whole genome shotgun sequence genomic window:
- the kcnip3b gene encoding Kv channel interacting protein 3b, calsenilin: protein MGMELFAVAVVVLLFFMVLKQFSFWDPLSMEESADAELELSMVRHQPEGLEKLQAQTKFTRKELQSLYRGFKNECPSGLVDEETFKVIYSQFFPQGDATTYAHFLFNAFDMDRNGSIQFEDFVIGLSVLLRGSVTEKLHWAFNLYDINKDGYVTKQEMLAIIKSIYDMMGRYTYPSVMADAPFKHVEKFFQKMDRNRDGVVTIDEFIETCQNDENIMASMQLFENVI from the exons ATGGGTATGGAACTTTTTGCCGTAGCCGTGGTGGTGCTTCTCTTTTTCATGGTTTTAAAGCAGTTTAGTTTTTGGGACCCGCTCTCTATGGAGG AGAGTGCAGATGCTGAGTTGGAGCTTTCTATGGTCAGACACCAACCTGAAGGTCTGGAGAAACTTCAAGCTCAAACTAAATTCACCAGGAAGGAGCTTCAGTCGCTCTACAGAGGCTTCAAAAAC GAGTGCCCCAGTGGATTAGTTGATGAGGAAACCTTTAAGGTTATTTATTCCCAGTTCTTCCCTCAAGGAG atgcgaCCACATATGCACATTTTCTCTTCAACGCCTTTGATATGGACCGAAATGGTTCTATACAGTTTGAG GACTTTGTGATTGGACTGTCCGTATTGCTGCGAGGTTCAGTAACAGAGAAGCTTCACTGGGCGTTTAACTTGTACGACATTAATAAAGATGGATACGTCACCAAACAG GAAATGTTGGCCATCATAAAATCCATCTACGACATGATGGGCCGATACACATATCCCAGTGTGATGGCAGATGCACCATTTAAACATGTGGAGAAATTTTTCCAG AAAATGGACAGGAACAGAGACGGAGTCGTCACCATCGACGAGTTCATCGAGACGTGTCAGAAC gatgaGAACATTATGGCTTCCATGCAGCTGTTTGAGAACGTTATCTAA